The Jannaschia sp. GRR-S6-38 genomic interval CGCCCTTGACCGTGCCGCGCAGGTTCGGCGTGACCCAGCCGCCGTAGAAATCGCCGGGCTGCGGGGTGACGGCCACGCCGCCGACGCGGCATTCGTCCATCGCATGCGCATAGATCGCGAGATGGTCCTTCAGATCGGCGAAGCGCCGCGTCGGGCTGGGATAGTCCCAGGCGCAGCGCGGCGCCGTCTGGCCCCCGGCCGTCAGCGTCCAGTAGCGCGCGGCGCCCTTCCACTCGCACATGCTCGAGCCCGGCGCCGGCGTGATCCGGGCGGTGATCGCGGCGCGCGGGATGT includes:
- a CDS encoding DUF427 domain-containing protein, with protein sequence MSLPEEDVQTYPRPPRLEPVPQRIEIWLGGERIVSTTDALRVLETHHAPTYYIPRAAITARITPAPGSSMCEWKGAARYWTLTAGGQTAPRCAWDYPSPTRRFADLKDHLAIYAHAMDECRVGGVAVTPQPGDFYGGWVTPNLRGTVKGAPGTRHW